In the Pseudanabaena sp. PCC 7367 genome, one interval contains:
- a CDS encoding AGE family epimerase/isomerase: protein MNNIDFSFSDTIAGYVTSFDSDAGVFGLKTSDGREYQAKLTPTTYAKLARNLGEPWQDCTGQLHSMLTPGRFMYTYGPFYYEGGGYKYEAKEITFVGRKQEEYNFEKQNWWINQIHQLGDFYLRAQFQGEEVDYRNYRTALSVTGAKKGDYRQETDTIARLVYGFASAFMLTGDEAYLDAAEKGTAYLRDHMRFVDIDEGIVYWYHGIDVSGKRETKIFASEFGDDYDAIPAYEQIYALAGPMQTYRLNGDPEILDDAEKTVELFDRFFLDKDQGGYFSHIDPITLDPLSPSIGDRNMGRKNWNSVGDHAPAYLINLYLATGEEKYIKFLEYTFDTIAKYFPDYENSPFVQEKFFSDWSKDQSWGWQQNRAVVGHNLKIAWNLMRMQSLKPKDEYMDLAKKIADMMPAAGGDQQRGGWYDVVERELAEGEENYRFVWHDRKAWWQQEQGILAYYILAGILKDENYHRLARESAAFYNAFFLDHDDGAVYFNVLANGIPFLMGTERLKGSHSMSGYHSFELCYLAAVYTNFLVTKQPMDLYFMPLPNGFKDRILRVSPDILPPGSIRIASCTIDDKPYDNFDADALTVQLPEAKDRLKVKVHIVPN, encoded by the coding sequence ATGAATAACATTGATTTCTCGTTTTCAGATACGATCGCCGGCTATGTTACTAGTTTTGACTCTGATGCTGGAGTCTTTGGGCTTAAAACTTCTGATGGACGTGAATATCAGGCTAAACTAACCCCGACTACCTACGCCAAGCTAGCGCGTAACCTTGGTGAGCCCTGGCAGGACTGTACTGGTCAACTTCACTCCATGTTGACCCCTGGTCGCTTTATGTATACCTATGGCCCTTTTTATTACGAAGGCGGCGGCTATAAGTATGAAGCAAAAGAAATCACCTTTGTGGGGCGCAAGCAAGAAGAATATAACTTCGAGAAACAAAACTGGTGGATTAATCAGATTCATCAGCTAGGCGATTTTTATCTGCGTGCCCAGTTCCAGGGTGAAGAAGTGGATTATCGCAATTATCGCACTGCCCTTTCGGTGACGGGAGCCAAAAAAGGTGATTACCGTCAGGAAACCGATACCATTGCGCGTCTGGTTTATGGCTTTGCCTCCGCCTTCATGTTGACTGGTGATGAAGCATATTTAGATGCAGCGGAAAAGGGAACTGCCTACCTGCGCGATCACATGCGGTTCGTGGACATCGATGAAGGAATTGTTTATTGGTATCACGGTATTGATGTATCTGGGAAACGGGAAACCAAGATTTTTGCGTCTGAGTTTGGCGATGATTATGATGCGATCCCAGCCTATGAGCAAATCTACGCCCTAGCCGGACCAATGCAAACCTATCGCCTCAATGGTGATCCAGAGATCCTTGATGATGCCGAAAAGACTGTTGAACTATTCGATCGCTTCTTCCTCGACAAGGATCAGGGCGGTTATTTCTCGCACATCGATCCAATTACGCTCGATCCCCTTTCGCCCTCGATTGGCGATCGCAATATGGGACGCAAAAATTGGAACTCGGTGGGTGACCATGCTCCTGCCTATTTGATCAATTTGTATCTGGCCACAGGCGAAGAAAAATACATCAAGTTCCTGGAATATACCTTCGATACGATCGCCAAATACTTCCCCGACTATGAAAACAGTCCCTTTGTACAAGAGAAGTTCTTCTCTGACTGGAGCAAGGATCAAAGCTGGGGTTGGCAGCAAAACCGGGCAGTAGTGGGCCACAACCTCAAGATTGCCTGGAACCTGATGCGGATGCAAAGTCTGAAGCCCAAGGATGAGTATATGGATCTGGCCAAGAAGATCGCCGATATGATGCCCGCAGCGGGTGGCGATCAACAACGTGGTGGCTGGTATGACGTGGTCGAGCGCGAACTAGCAGAAGGCGAAGAGAACTATCGGTTTGTCTGGCACGATCGCAAAGCCTGGTGGCAACAGGAACAGGGTATTCTGGCCTACTATATTCTGGCCGGTATTCTCAAAGATGAAAACTACCATCGCTTAGCCCGTGAATCCGCCGCCTTCTATAATGCCTTCTTCCTCGATCATGACGACGGTGCGGTCTACTTTAATGTCCTGGCCAATGGTATTCCCTTCTTGATGGGGACCGAAAGGCTAAAAGGCTCTCACTCCATGAGTGGCTATCACTCCTTTGAGCTTTGCTATCTAGCTGCGGTTTATACCAACTTCCTGGTAACCAAACAGCCAATGGATCTTTATTTCATGCCTCTGCCCAATGGGTTTAAGGACAGAATCTTGCGGGTTTCGCCCGATATCTTGCCCCCTGGCAGCATTCGGATCGCATCCTGCACGATCGATGACAAGCCCTATGATAACTTTGATGCCGATGCCTTGACTGTCCAGCTCCCTGAAGCGAAGGATCGCCTGAAGGTGAAAGTACACATTGTGCCAAACTAA
- a CDS encoding anti-sigma factor antagonist yields MEIEIKTQADITLVELDGDIDANTAPTVQEKVLPIVDSSSKILLNMTKVPYMSSAGLRTLLSLYRQVSAKDGKLVLVGLTEEIKDTMSITGFLDFFTTCETEAEGLETLNQ; encoded by the coding sequence ATGGAAATTGAGATCAAAACCCAAGCAGATATTACCCTAGTTGAGCTAGATGGTGATATTGATGCTAATACTGCCCCCACCGTGCAAGAAAAAGTATTGCCGATCGTCGATTCAAGTAGCAAAATCCTATTGAATATGACAAAGGTGCCATACATGTCTAGTGCGGGATTGCGGACACTCTTGTCCCTCTATCGCCAGGTATCGGCCAAGGACGGCAAATTAGTTTTGGTGGGTCTAACCGAAGAAATCAAAGACACCATGTCGATCACTGGGTTTCTAGATTTCTTTACTACCTGCGAAACCGAGGCCGAGGGCTTGGAAACTCTAAATCAATAG
- the glgX gene encoding glycogen debranching protein GlgX produces the protein MVLDRIDIHPTHEYKGFKLRYGRPFPFGATLVPGGVNFSIFSRHATACTLVLFERHAKEPFAEIPFLEEFRIGNVFTMTVFDLNYEELEYGYRMDGPYDPKEGHWFDKTKILMDPYARIIGGRDIWGKQPDWDDVYHHRARIAFDDFDWESDRPLEIPPEDLTVYEMHVRSFTKHESSGVKHPGTYAAIRDKIPYLKELGVNCIELMPIYEFDEFENSRPNPQNPEETLMNYWGYSTVGFFAPKAGYAATGKFGMQVDELKAMIKELHRNGIEVILDVVFNHTAEGNEKGPYISYRGLDNQTYYMLTPDGYYFNFSGTGNTLNCNNPIVRNMVLDCLRYWAAEYHVDGFRFDLASILSRDAWGAPLANPPLLETLAFDPILAKCKLIAEAWDAGGLYQVGSFPAFGRWAEWNGKYRDCIRKFIKGDDGMAGEMAQRIQGSPDLYAWGGRGPATSINFITCHDGFTLMDTVSYNGKHNDANGEDNRDGNNDNDSWNCGWEGPTDDSGINALRQRQIKNAVAIMIASQGVPMFLMGDEMGRTKYGNNNTYCHDNELNWLDWDLLNQNQGLFRFFKLAIAFRMAHPVLRSRTHFRNYDYVGSGYSDITWHGTQAWNADWSDSSHALAFMLCGKHAKEGTVNDDYIYVAMNTHWDALWFEPPGLPEGMQWHVFANTGASSPEDVWTPGQEPALENQHGILLGDRSVVILVGR, from the coding sequence ATGGTACTGGATCGCATTGACATCCATCCAACCCATGAGTATAAGGGTTTCAAGTTACGCTATGGCAGACCTTTCCCCTTTGGTGCCACCCTGGTGCCGGGAGGGGTGAATTTCTCAATATTTTCACGCCATGCCACTGCTTGTACCCTGGTACTGTTTGAGCGACATGCTAAGGAACCATTTGCAGAGATTCCCTTCCTAGAGGAATTCCGGATCGGTAATGTGTTTACCATGACCGTATTCGATCTCAACTATGAAGAACTGGAATATGGTTATCGCATGGATGGTCCCTATGATCCCAAGGAAGGTCATTGGTTTGACAAAACTAAAATCCTGATGGATCCCTACGCCAGAATTATTGGCGGCCGTGATATCTGGGGTAAGCAACCGGACTGGGACGATGTCTATCATCACCGGGCTCGGATTGCCTTTGACGATTTTGATTGGGAATCCGATCGCCCCTTGGAGATCCCGCCAGAAGACTTAACCGTCTATGAAATGCATGTGCGCAGTTTCACTAAACATGAATCCTCTGGTGTCAAACATCCCGGCACCTATGCGGCGATCCGCGATAAGATCCCTTACTTAAAGGAGTTAGGCGTTAATTGCATTGAACTCATGCCGATCTATGAGTTTGATGAGTTTGAAAACAGCCGCCCCAATCCCCAAAACCCCGAAGAAACCCTGATGAACTATTGGGGCTATAGCACCGTAGGGTTCTTTGCGCCCAAAGCTGGCTATGCAGCCACTGGCAAATTTGGGATGCAGGTGGATGAACTCAAGGCAATGATCAAGGAATTGCATCGCAATGGGATTGAGGTGATTCTGGATGTGGTATTTAATCACACCGCCGAAGGGAACGAAAAAGGGCCTTATATTTCCTACCGTGGGTTAGACAATCAAACCTACTATATGCTCACGCCCGATGGTTATTACTTTAACTTTAGCGGCACTGGCAATACCCTAAATTGTAATAATCCGATCGTGCGGAATATGGTGCTAGACTGCCTCCGCTATTGGGCAGCCGAATACCACGTGGATGGGTTCCGGTTTGACCTGGCCTCGATCCTCAGCCGTGATGCCTGGGGTGCGCCATTGGCAAATCCGCCGCTTTTGGAAACCCTGGCATTCGATCCAATTTTGGCTAAATGCAAATTGATTGCCGAAGCCTGGGATGCTGGCGGCCTCTATCAAGTTGGCTCTTTCCCCGCCTTTGGCCGTTGGGCTGAATGGAATGGCAAATACCGCGATTGCATTCGCAAGTTCATCAAAGGCGATGATGGTATGGCTGGTGAGATGGCACAAAGAATTCAGGGTTCTCCCGATCTCTATGCCTGGGGTGGTCGTGGCCCAGCAACTTCGATCAACTTTATTACCTGCCACGATGGATTTACCTTGATGGATACGGTTTCCTACAATGGCAAGCACAATGATGCCAATGGGGAAGACAATCGTGACGGCAACAATGATAACGATAGTTGGAACTGTGGCTGGGAAGGGCCAACCGATGATTCCGGCATCAACGCCCTGCGTCAGCGCCAGATCAAAAATGCCGTGGCGATTATGATTGCCAGCCAAGGTGTACCGATGTTCCTGATGGGCGATGAGATGGGTCGCACTAAATATGGTAACAACAATACCTATTGCCATGACAACGAACTAAACTGGCTGGATTGGGATTTGTTAAATCAAAACCAAGGTCTATTTAGATTCTTTAAACTGGCGATCGCCTTCCGGATGGCTCATCCAGTGTTGCGCAGCCGTACCCACTTCCGCAATTATGATTATGTGGGCAGTGGTTATTCAGACATTACCTGGCACGGCACTCAAGCTTGGAATGCGGACTGGTCAGACTCTAGCCACGCCCTAGCGTTTATGCTCTGTGGCAAACATGCCAAGGAGGGTACTGTCAATGATGACTATATCTATGTGGCGATGAATACCCACTGGGATGCATTGTGGTTTGAACCACCTGGCCTACCCGAGGGTATGCAATGGCATGTGTTCGCTAATACTGGGGCAAGCTCGCCGGAGGATGTTTGGACTCCTGGCCAAGAACCGGCTTTAGAAAATCAGCACGGCATCTTACTTGGCGATCGATCGGTTGTAATTCTGGTCGGCAGATAG
- a CDS encoding anti-sigma factor antagonist (This anti-anti-sigma factor, or anti-sigma factor antagonist, belongs to a family that includes characterized members SpoIIAA, RsbV, RsfA, and RsfB.), giving the protein MAFDASLEVDNGIAKITVSGELDASTAPVFKEEVEKAAGAEVKKLVLLMQELEYMASAGLRVLIFAKQKMGADVDIYLVGTQEMVLDTVKKTGFDHSVFLLDEYDAAQIES; this is encoded by the coding sequence ATGGCTTTTGATGCATCTCTAGAAGTTGATAATGGCATTGCTAAAATAACCGTATCCGGTGAACTAGACGCAAGCACCGCTCCTGTGTTTAAAGAAGAAGTAGAAAAGGCGGCAGGTGCCGAAGTGAAAAAGCTAGTTTTGCTCATGCAAGAGCTAGAGTATATGGCTAGTGCTGGTTTGAGAGTGCTGATTTTTGCCAAGCAGAAAATGGGTGCGGATGTAGATATCTATTTGGTTGGCACCCAAGAAATGGTTCTGGATACAGTTAAAAAGACTGGCTTCGATCACAGTGTCTTTTTGCTCGATGAGTATGATGCAGCTCAGATTGAAAGCTAA
- a CDS encoding ATP-binding protein — MEPLTVPGKLDSLSPIAKYVMHAAGEAGLDKKAAYRLRLAVDEIVTNIILHGYEEAGLEGDVHIKADLDAATLTICVEDTGEKFDPASKEDPGDLSQPLENRSIGGLGVYLAFQGVDKFQYERTGKVNCNTFVMNRPQAE, encoded by the coding sequence ATGGAACCTTTAACCGTACCAGGGAAGCTGGATTCCCTCTCACCGATCGCCAAATATGTTATGCATGCTGCTGGAGAAGCAGGGTTAGATAAAAAGGCAGCCTATCGGCTTCGCTTAGCAGTCGATGAAATTGTTACTAATATTATTCTGCATGGCTATGAAGAGGCTGGGCTAGAAGGGGATGTGCATATTAAGGCTGATCTGGATGCTGCCACATTGACAATTTGTGTAGAGGATACGGGGGAAAAATTTGATCCGGCCAGTAAAGAAGATCCCGGTGATCTCAGCCAGCCCTTGGAAAACCGATCGATCGGTGGACTGGGGGTTTATCTGGCTTTCCAGGGGGTAGATAAATTTCAGTATGAACGCACTGGCAAGGTTAACTGTAATACTTTTGTGATGAACCGCCCCCAGGCAGAATAA
- a CDS encoding aminopeptidase P N-terminal domain-containing protein, protein MTNIYAQRRQRLIEKIGEGVAIFRSAPPAVNHYDVEYNYRQDSDFYYLTGLAEPDAVAVLCPNHDEHRFILFVRPRDPLAETWSGLRTGIEGAKEIYGADEAYPIAELEAEVLPYLVKSNPLYYSFGRDREFNDLVIGWWQKLLDRYAKRGTGPTAIADARLLLAPIRNRKSTDELTKIRQAVAIAADAHNQARQSTQPGMYEYAIQAQMELQFRVSGGMGPAYPSIVAGGENACILHYVENKAQLKAGDLLLIDAGCCYDYYNSDITRTFPIDGKFSPEQKLLYELVLKAQLAAIDAVKPGNSCQAPHEAAVRVITEGLLELGLLRGELDQLIEEGKYKAFFMHGTSHWLGMDVHDTGLYRVGETWQNLVPNQVLTIEPGIYIAPNAEAAEDQPAIADRWKGIGIRIEDDVLVTDSGHEVLTAAVPKSVEAMER, encoded by the coding sequence ATGACTAATATTTATGCTCAGCGGCGGCAGCGGCTGATCGAAAAAATTGGCGAGGGCGTAGCTATTTTCAGGAGTGCTCCCCCGGCGGTTAACCATTACGACGTTGAGTATAACTATCGCCAGGATAGTGATTTTTATTACCTCACTGGCTTAGCAGAACCAGATGCGGTGGCGGTTTTATGCCCCAACCACGACGAGCATCGGTTTATTTTATTTGTGCGTCCCCGCGATCCCCTGGCGGAAACTTGGTCAGGCTTGCGTACTGGCATTGAAGGCGCAAAAGAAATTTATGGCGCAGACGAAGCCTATCCGATCGCTGAGCTAGAAGCCGAAGTTCTGCCCTACTTGGTTAAAAGTAATCCGCTCTATTATTCCTTTGGCCGCGATCGTGAGTTTAATGATCTGGTGATTGGCTGGTGGCAAAAACTACTCGATCGCTATGCTAAGCGAGGCACAGGCCCCACCGCGATCGCTGATGCCAGATTACTCTTAGCACCAATCCGGAACCGCAAGAGCACTGATGAACTAACCAAAATTCGACAGGCGGTGGCGATCGCCGCAGATGCCCACAACCAAGCGCGGCAATCCACCCAACCGGGTATGTATGAATATGCGATCCAGGCGCAAATGGAATTGCAATTTCGGGTTTCTGGTGGCATGGGGCCTGCCTATCCTTCGATCGTGGCTGGGGGCGAGAATGCCTGTATTTTGCATTATGTCGAGAATAAGGCACAACTGAAAGCGGGCGATCTGCTCTTGATTGATGCGGGCTGTTGCTATGACTATTACAACTCCGATATTACGCGCACTTTCCCGATCGATGGCAAATTCAGCCCCGAACAAAAGCTACTTTATGAGCTGGTGTTGAAGGCACAACTGGCGGCGATCGATGCGGTGAAGCCAGGTAATTCTTGCCAAGCGCCCCATGAGGCAGCGGTGCGGGTGATTACCGAGGGGCTGTTGGAACTAGGGTTGCTACGTGGCGAACTAGACCAATTAATTGAAGAGGGCAAGTACAAAGCCTTTTTTATGCATGGCACCAGTCATTGGCTGGGGATGGATGTCCATGATACGGGTTTGTATCGAGTGGGTGAAACCTGGCAAAATTTGGTGCCTAATCAAGTGCTGACGATCGAGCCGGGGATTTATATTGCGCCGAATGCTGAAGCGGCCGAGGATCAACCGGCCATTGCCGATCGCTGGAAGGGAATTGGGATCAGGATCGAAGATGATGTGTTGGTAACTGATTCGGGGCATGAGGTGTTGACGGCGGCGGTGCCTAAGTCAGTCGAGGCGATGGAACGCTAA
- a CDS encoding pentapeptide repeat-containing protein, which produces MVKNRVFAIVITLAAYIFSIAAWVGFMPSSALAADPAQVVQLRQTKICQGCDLSRAYLVANKLDYAYLLSADLSRASLSFASLDHASLSRTNLSGAILDGAVLTNAKLLFANLSDANLAAADLSNANLNSANFQGTNLTGANLDRADLSYARNLTIDQVKSAKNWQQAIFSRRFHKRLMASVD; this is translated from the coding sequence ATGGTTAAAAACAGAGTTTTTGCGATTGTAATTACATTAGCTGCTTATATATTCTCGATCGCTGCATGGGTTGGCTTCATGCCCAGTTCGGCTTTAGCGGCTGATCCCGCCCAGGTGGTGCAACTGCGCCAGACCAAAATTTGCCAGGGTTGCGATCTTAGTCGTGCTTATCTGGTGGCAAACAAACTGGATTATGCCTATTTACTCTCTGCCGATCTCAGCCGTGCCAGCCTCAGTTTTGCCAGTTTGGATCATGCCAGCCTAAGCCGTACCAATCTCAGTGGTGCGATCCTGGATGGGGCGGTGCTGACCAATGCTAAGTTGCTGTTTGCCAATCTTAGCGATGCCAATTTAGCGGCTGCCGATCTTAGCAATGCAAATTTGAATAGTGCTAATTTCCAGGGCACTAATTTAACTGGTGCAAATCTCGATCGCGCCGATCTTAGCTATGCCAGGAACTTGACGATCGACCAGGTGAAGTCGGCCAAAAATTGGCAACAGGCGATCTTCAGCCGCAGGTTTCACAAGCGCTTGATGGCAAGTGTTGATTGA
- a CDS encoding thermonuclease family protein → MHFLLAIALTAFNIFNLFQPDTVLRTLQFYDGNNITVIERGVKTKVSLACIIAPEISAEAIDGDRARDALVSLLSDAQFGLKVFGKNHYGRLIAEIFANGTNVNKTLVEQGNAYYDPGYGSECDEYEGLEQIAKQNKRGLWRDS, encoded by the coding sequence ATGCATTTTTTATTAGCGATCGCCCTGACTGCCTTTAATATCTTTAATCTGTTTCAACCAGATACAGTGTTGCGGACATTGCAATTCTATGACGGCAATAACATCACCGTAATTGAACGAGGGGTCAAAACTAAGGTAAGCCTGGCTTGTATTATTGCACCAGAGATATCAGCCGAGGCGATCGATGGCGATCGAGCCCGTGATGCCCTGGTCAGCCTGCTCAGTGATGCACAGTTTGGGTTGAAGGTGTTTGGCAAGAATCACTATGGCCGCTTGATCGCAGAAATTTTTGCCAATGGTACTAATGTAAACAAAACCCTGGTAGAGCAAGGCAATGCCTATTATGATCCTGGTTATGGCAGTGAGTGTGATGAATATGAAGGGTTAGAACAAATAGCTAAACAAAATAAGCGGGGGCTGTGGCGCGATTCATAG
- a CDS encoding serine/threonine protein kinase: MDIEEAAKKFHEALKPKQTLKAKDSEYILDFKKLGESGFGITYKAKHKDTKEDVVIKTYDPKLGSDPNFAKFKEAFDKERQQIFGIRKGMPVKPPDGAPCLVEIKESFPPEEDKEEGKDKAAGKAEQNGKAEKSNDSGAAKSDKSSESSKSGKSGKPDKADQGGDQKTDQKPPSGDRDTKEDQKPGEPKDKSGKGDQKSNGNGKPDADDKKPDDKGDKADKEEKKEDPSLLAMYFVAGKSLADLVKDQGKLSEKDAVKYITQVGKELQKLHAKGFIHKDINPKNIILQSFDNEMKAVLVDFGLARHIIPARFPKGRDPGLKPYDPPEQVHAREITPTPGYDIYGLAATLYFAVTGEPPIPAASRGLGGGLKGLYRGNELLSPREAIADLKVSDALNRGVMKGLELRIRKRPKSMEKWLKMIKPKDVPWFLLSGLAAFSAFLPMAINLDFAVTGHDPLASPYFWIYLALLVVAALAVRGDKLAKKFDARLMAFLFVCFGLGLGLKIASLFAASAAGLFICQSQSILKKSFMWWQSLAILVGVAWLGIVVGLAA; the protein is encoded by the coding sequence ATGGATATTGAAGAAGCTGCAAAAAAATTCCATGAAGCACTTAAGCCTAAGCAAACCCTGAAGGCAAAGGATAGCGAATATATTCTGGATTTCAAAAAATTGGGGGAATCGGGATTTGGCATTACCTATAAAGCTAAGCACAAAGATACGAAAGAGGATGTAGTAATCAAGACCTACGATCCTAAGCTGGGTAGCGATCCTAACTTTGCCAAATTTAAGGAAGCTTTCGACAAGGAACGCCAGCAAATTTTCGGTATCCGCAAAGGGATGCCGGTCAAACCACCGGATGGTGCGCCTTGTTTGGTAGAGATCAAAGAAAGTTTCCCGCCTGAAGAAGATAAAGAGGAGGGTAAGGATAAGGCAGCGGGAAAAGCTGAGCAAAATGGCAAGGCGGAGAAATCAAATGATTCTGGCGCAGCCAAGTCTGATAAATCTAGCGAATCTAGCAAATCTGGCAAATCAGGCAAACCAGATAAAGCTGATCAGGGGGGAGACCAAAAGACCGATCAAAAACCACCATCGGGCGATCGTGATACCAAAGAAGATCAGAAACCAGGCGAGCCAAAGGATAAATCAGGCAAGGGCGATCAAAAGAGCAATGGCAACGGCAAACCTGATGCAGATGATAAAAAGCCAGACGATAAAGGGGACAAAGCAGATAAGGAAGAAAAGAAGGAAGATCCCAGCCTTCTAGCAATGTATTTTGTGGCGGGCAAAAGCCTGGCCGATCTGGTCAAAGACCAGGGCAAACTCAGCGAAAAAGACGCAGTTAAATATATTACTCAGGTCGGTAAAGAACTTCAAAAGCTCCATGCCAAGGGATTTATCCACAAAGATATCAATCCTAAAAATATTATTTTGCAGAGCTTTGATAATGAGATGAAAGCAGTGTTGGTGGATTTTGGCCTGGCGCGGCACATCATTCCGGCTCGATTTCCCAAAGGCCGCGATCCTGGCCTCAAGCCCTACGATCCGCCGGAACAGGTTCATGCCAGAGAAATCACCCCCACCCCTGGCTATGACATCTATGGCTTGGCAGCAACGCTGTATTTTGCCGTAACTGGCGAACCACCGATTCCTGCTGCCTCAAGGGGGCTAGGAGGAGGATTAAAGGGGTTATATCGAGGGAATGAGTTGCTTTCACCACGTGAGGCGATCGCAGATTTAAAAGTTAGTGATGCCTTGAATCGGGGCGTAATGAAAGGACTGGAGCTGCGGATCAGGAAGCGGCCAAAGTCTATGGAAAAGTGGCTGAAGATGATTAAGCCCAAGGATGTGCCCTGGTTTTTGCTGTCGGGGTTGGCGGCATTCAGTGCTTTTTTGCCCATGGCGATCAATCTAGACTTTGCGGTTACCGGGCATGACCCGCTGGCTAGTCCTTATTTCTGGATTTACTTGGCGCTGCTAGTGGTAGCGGCATTGGCAGTTAGGGGCGACAAACTGGCCAAGAAGTTTGATGCCAGGCTAATGGCATTTTTATTTGTCTGTTTTGGACTAGGGTTGGGGTTGAAGATCGCTAGCCTGTTTGCGGCAAGTGCTGCTGGTTTATTCATTTGCCAAAGCCAAAGTATTCTCAAAAAAAGCTTTATGTGGTGGCAAAGTCTGGCTATTTTGGTTGGAGTTGCCTGGCTGGGGATCGTAGTTGGTCTAGCCGCTTAG
- a CDS encoding SPFH domain-containing protein — MPQFLFIFTFLLFSSGFFLSSIKFIDEDKQALVTRFGKYIRTLEPGVNFVMPVVDKIDFETRIVDQVYDIPRQEVITADNVDITIDAAIYWRIEDLAKVSFEVEDVKQAIEIIATATLRKVIANMTFRQTYAAQDQISDEVIKQLKGRSDDWGVEIFQVAITEVTPQSRDEVIRAIEDLDVAKNQSTAKRTRSQADMDVAIYLAKGEAESARLLAQANHDVQLLNAQAARESIKEVADVFAKHDNSQLAMQYLLAQEYINMGKKIGESPSAKVLFMDPNSIPGTIQAMLSMAGQPASNNVLEPSVQPFGAIGNLGSLDQSLRSAMPSMVDSPVNTEQSRSSQAPTNAPENADQASDDDGENNQSANT; from the coding sequence ATGCCGCAGTTTTTATTTATCTTCACTTTTCTCTTGTTCTCCAGCGGTTTTTTCTTGAGTTCAATCAAGTTTATTGACGAAGATAAGCAAGCCCTGGTAACTCGATTTGGTAAGTATATCCGCACCCTGGAGCCGGGGGTTAATTTTGTGATGCCCGTGGTTGACAAAATTGATTTTGAAACCAGGATTGTCGATCAGGTCTATGATATTCCTCGCCAGGAGGTGATCACGGCGGATAATGTGGATATCACGATCGATGCGGCAATCTACTGGCGGATTGAGGATTTGGCTAAGGTTAGCTTTGAGGTGGAAGATGTTAAGCAGGCGATCGAAATTATTGCCACTGCTACTCTGCGTAAGGTGATCGCAAATATGACCTTTCGGCAAACCTATGCTGCCCAGGATCAGATTAGCGATGAGGTAATCAAACAATTAAAAGGCCGCTCCGATGACTGGGGCGTAGAAATTTTCCAGGTGGCAATCACTGAGGTTACGCCCCAATCGCGGGATGAGGTGATCAGGGCGATCGAGGATCTCGATGTGGCCAAAAATCAAAGTACCGCAAAACGTACCCGTTCCCAGGCAGACATGGATGTGGCGATCTACCTAGCCAAGGGGGAGGCAGAATCGGCGCGATTGCTGGCTCAGGCTAACCATGATGTCCAGCTTTTGAATGCCCAGGCAGCCCGGGAATCGATCAAAGAAGTGGCAGATGTATTTGCCAAGCATGATAACTCCCAGTTGGCGATGCAATATTTGCTGGCTCAGGAATATATTAATATGGGCAAAAAAATTGGCGAAAGCCCCAGTGCCAAGGTTTTGTTCATGGACCCCAACTCAATTCCTGGTACGATCCAAGCGATGCTATCAATGGCGGGGCAACCTGCTAGTAATAATGTATTGGAGCCATCGGTTCAGCCCTTTGGCGCGATCGGCAATTTGGGTAGCTTAGACCAATCATTGCGATCGGCAATGCCATCTATGGTTGATAGCCCTGTAAATACAGAGCAATCTCGATCGAGCCAAGCTCCTACTAATGCTCCTGAAAATGCTGATCAAGCTAGTGATGATGATGGCGAAAATAATCAATCGGCAAATACTTAA